The genomic window CCGGGCATGTATGAGGCCACCTGCATGTTCGAGGTGTATGAAACAGTGGCCAGGGCCAGCCCGGCCCCGGCCGAAACCACCGTCCTCAGACGGATCTTCTTCCTCAGTTCGGTCATGTCACGCCTCCCCGCGGCCGCTCATGCCTCCGGCCAGATGATCATGGTGATCGCGTCGAGCCGCATGACGTCCTCGGTCGACGCCTTGACCTGGATCTCCCCGCGCAAGTACTTCTGGCTTGGGTTGAGGTCGCCCCAGAACATGTCGCACAGGTCTTCGCTGCGGGCGGTGACGACGACATCGGGCGTGCCGTCGAGACCGGCCCGGAACCCGGTGATCTCGCCCTTGACCACGTCCATGGTGAAGCCTTCGCCGGTCTCCTTGGCCACGAAGTGAATCAGCTTGGTCCAGTCACGCTGCATCTTCCGCAGACGTTGATTCCCGTTGCACTGCACCTGATAGTCGGCCAGGGCCGTGAGGATTTCGGTGGACGTCGCCATCGTCTTCACTTGCCTCCCTGCTGCCGCAGGATCGCGGCCATCGATTGATCGAGCGCGTTGAGCACGAAGTCGACTTCCTCCTCGTTGATGACCAGGGACGGCATCAGCCGCATGACACTGGTGTCGTTGCCGGTGAAGATGGCCATCACCCCGTTCTGGGCCAGTTGATAGCTCATCCTGGGTCCGAGGCTGTCCTCAGTGTACTGGAGGCCCATCATTAAGCCCTTCTGGCGGACCTCCAGGAGGATGCTCGGGTATTGGGCCACGAGCGTGTCGAAGCCGGCCCGGAAACGCCGGCCCATCAAGGCGGCGTGGCCGGGGAGGTCGTGCCGGAGGATGTAGTCGATCGCCGCCAGGCCGACGACGCAGCCGAGGTCCGACCCGCCGAAGGTGGACAGGTGGACGAAGGGGTTGGTGATCAGGAAGTCGCCGAGGTCCTCGCGGAAGACCGTGGCCGAGATGGGGTAGATGGAACCGCCGAGGGACTTGGCCGTGGTCATGATGTCCGGGACGACCCCATAGTGCTGGCTGCACCACAGCTTACCGGTGCGGCCCAGACCGGTCTGGATCTCGTCGAGGATCAGCAGGACACCCTTCTCGTCGCAGATCTTCCGGACCGCCGGCAGGTAGTCGTCGGAGGGGACGATGATCCCGCCCTCGCCCTGGACGGGCTCGAGGATGACGGCGGCCGTGTCGTCGGTGATCGCCTCGGCGATGGCCCCGGCGTCGTTGAAGGGGACCTTCTTGAAACCGGGCATCAACGGCAGGAACGGTTTCTGGTAGGCCTCGCGGCCGATGGCCGACAGGGAGAAGCCCGTGTGTCCATGGTACGACTTGATCGCCGAGATGATCTCGGTCTTCATCGTGTAGCCCCGGGCCAGCTTGATGGCATAGTCGTTGGCCTCGCCCCCGCCGACTCCGAACATCGTCCACTTCAGGTCGCCCGGGGTGATCTCGGCCAACTTCTTGGCCAGGTCGGCCTTGGCCTTGGAGCAGATGAGGAAGACCCCGATGTCCATCTCGTCGAGGGCCTGCTTGAGGACCTCGACGATCTCCGGGTTGCGGCGGCCGCTGTTGAAGCTGCCGGCCCCGGTGATGCAGTCAATGTACACGCGCCCGGACAGATCCCAGACCTTGGCCCCCTCGCGCCGGTCCTCGATGATGTCCAGGCCGGCCGACTTCAGCGTTCGGACCTTCATCGGGTTGACGAAGTCGGCGTAGTCCTTCAGGGCCTGGGCCTTCGACGCCAGGTCGGCCTCGTGGTCCGGGTCCCTCTGCGGAAGCGTAGCCATCCCTCTTGCACCCCCTGTGCACAAGTTGATGAAAGGGGTTTCGTCCCCAAGGCAAACATCCCTGCCGATTAAGCTGAAAATTAGGGGAGTTGAGTTTATAGGTCATAAGACGTAAAAACGGCGGCGGTCGTGGCCCCGCCGAGGTGGCCAGGCTGACAAACGTGGGATCGGTGAAGGCGGC from Bacillota bacterium includes these protein-coding regions:
- a CDS encoding SCP2 sterol-binding domain-containing protein, with the protein product MATSTEILTALADYQVQCNGNQRLRKMQRDWTKLIHFVAKETGEGFTMDVVKGEITGFRAGLDGTPDVVVTARSEDLCDMFWGDLNPSQKYLRGEIQVKASTEDVMRLDAITMIIWPEA
- a CDS encoding aspartate aminotransferase family protein, producing MATLPQRDPDHEADLASKAQALKDYADFVNPMKVRTLKSAGLDIIEDRREGAKVWDLSGRVYIDCITGAGSFNSGRRNPEIVEVLKQALDEMDIGVFLICSKAKADLAKKLAEITPGDLKWTMFGVGGGEANDYAIKLARGYTMKTEIISAIKSYHGHTGFSLSAIGREAYQKPFLPLMPGFKKVPFNDAGAIAEAITDDTAAVILEPVQGEGGIIVPSDDYLPAVRKICDEKGVLLILDEIQTGLGRTGKLWCSQHYGVVPDIMTTAKSLGGSIYPISATVFREDLGDFLITNPFVHLSTFGGSDLGCVVGLAAIDYILRHDLPGHAALMGRRFRAGFDTLVAQYPSILLEVRQKGLMMGLQYTEDSLGPRMSYQLAQNGVMAIFTGNDTSVMRLMPSLVINEEEVDFVLNALDQSMAAILRQQGGK